In the genome of Candidatus Ruthia magnifica str. Cm (Calyptogena magnifica), one region contains:
- a CDS encoding beta-ketoacyl-ACP synthase III produces the protein MNKFARIIGTGSYLPSTIVTNDDLSKTIDTTNEWIITRTGIKQRHKVTNETTCNLAEKAANHALQMAGIDAKDLDLIILATTTPDKIFPATATMLQTAIGASCPAFDLQSVCAGFIFALTTAEQYIKTGAANKVLVVGSETLSRIVNWNDRSTAVLFGDGAGAVVLSGSNDTGILHSKLFSDGSYLSSLQVSNNYINEIGFIEMSGNEVFKIAVNRLSSLAEDTLKEANLNSDKLDWMVPHQANIRIISAVIKRIKIPINKVIVTLENHGNTSAASIPLALDTAVRDGRIKKGDSLLFEGIGAGFSWGSILVQF, from the coding sequence ATGAATAAATTTGCAAGAATCATTGGTACGGGTAGTTACCTACCATCCACTATTGTCACCAACGATGATTTATCAAAAACTATTGATACAACAAATGAGTGGATTATCACACGTACAGGCATTAAACAAAGGCATAAAGTTACTAATGAAACAACTTGTAATTTAGCCGAAAAAGCGGCCAATCATGCACTTCAAATGGCTGGTATTGATGCTAAAGACTTAGATTTGATTATTCTAGCAACCACCACACCTGATAAAATTTTTCCTGCAACAGCAACTATGCTACAAACTGCAATTGGTGCTTCATGTCCTGCGTTTGATTTACAATCCGTTTGTGCAGGCTTTATCTTTGCACTAACCACAGCTGAGCAATATATCAAAACTGGCGCTGCTAATAAAGTATTAGTGGTTGGTAGTGAAACCTTATCAAGAATTGTTAATTGGAATGACCGCTCCACTGCAGTTTTATTTGGTGATGGTGCTGGTGCGGTGGTGTTAAGCGGTAGTAATGATACTGGTATCTTGCACTCAAAACTATTCAGTGATGGTAGTTACTTATCTTCACTCCAAGTTAGTAATAATTATATTAATGAAATTGGCTTTATTGAAATGTCTGGCAATGAAGTTTTTAAAATTGCCGTAAACCGTTTATCTTCTTTGGCAGAAGATACACTTAAAGAGGCCAATTTAAACTCAGACAAGTTAGATTGGATGGTGCCACATCAGGCTAATATTCGTATTATATCAGCCGTTATCAAACGTATAAAAATCCCAATAAACAAGGTCATTGTTACCCTTGAAAATCATGGCAACACTTCTGCCGCTTCTATTCCATTGGCACTTGATACAGCAGTTAGGGATGGTCGCATTAAAAAAGGTGACAGTCTATTATTTGAAGGGATTGGTGCTGGCTTTAGTTGGGGTAGTATCTTAGTTCAATTTTAA
- the plsX gene encoding phosphate acyltransferase PlsX, translating to MTIKVSIDASGGDYGISVTIKAGIKALDVFQDLYLYFVGDESSIKAELNKHLSNTFSSRYTIIHASEVVLMNESPAIALRKKKDSSMRVAINLVKTLKVNACVSAGNTGALMAISRFVLRTIKGIDRPAIMGRMPTMIGHTHMLDLGANVDSKPEALIEFATMGSIAVKHIENIVSPTIGLLNIGEEDMKGSEKIKKTAELLKASNLNYVGFVEGDDIYKGTVNLIVCDGFEGNIALKASEGVVLMMGYYLKQAFTRNLLTKLVALIATPVLRDFKSSLNPGKYNGASLLGLQGIVVKSHGSANVDSFLAAITEAYVEAHAKISDKISLQISKELEHNE from the coding sequence ATGACAATAAAGGTATCAATTGATGCCTCAGGGGGAGATTATGGCATATCTGTTACTATTAAAGCAGGTATTAAAGCATTAGATGTATTTCAGGATTTATATTTGTATTTCGTGGGTGATGAGTCTAGCATCAAAGCTGAATTAAATAAACATTTATCAAATACATTTAGCTCAAGATATACAATTATTCACGCAAGTGAGGTTGTGCTAATGAACGAATCTCCAGCAATTGCATTACGCAAAAAGAAAGATTCTTCTATGCGTGTTGCAATTAATCTAGTCAAAACACTTAAAGTAAATGCCTGCGTTAGTGCGGGTAATACTGGCGCACTCATGGCCATTTCTCGTTTTGTATTAAGAACCATTAAAGGTATTGACCGCCCTGCTATTATGGGTCGTATGCCAACCATGATTGGACATACACACATGCTTGATTTGGGTGCTAATGTTGATTCAAAGCCTGAAGCCTTGATTGAATTTGCAACAATGGGCTCAATTGCTGTCAAACACATAGAAAATATTGTATCACCTACTATTGGCCTTCTCAATATTGGTGAAGAGGACATGAAAGGTAGTGAAAAAATCAAAAAAACTGCTGAGTTACTAAAAGCTTCTAACCTGAATTATGTAGGATTTGTCGAAGGTGATGATATTTACAAAGGCACAGTAAATTTAATTGTTTGTGATGGTTTTGAAGGTAATATTGCACTAAAAGCCAGTGAAGGTGTGGTTTTAATGATGGGATACTATCTAAAACAAGCATTTACTCGAAACCTATTAACCAAACTAGTTGCCTTAATCGCAACCCCCGTACTTAGAGATTTTAAATCTAGCTTAAACCCTGGTAAATATAATGGTGCCTCCTTATTAGGGCTTCAAGGTATTGTTGTTAAAAGTCATGGTAGTGCAAATGTTGATTCATTTTTAGCAGCGATTACTGAAGCCTACGTTGAGGCTCATGCTAAAATCAGCGACAAAATATCACTTCAAATTTCAAAAGAATTAGAACACAATGAATAA
- the rpmF gene encoding 50S ribosomal protein L32: MAVQKSRKTPSKRGMRRSHNALTNPTLSEDQETGEIHLRHHITVDGYYRGKKVIKKTQDIQEINA, translated from the coding sequence ATGGCTGTACAAAAAAGTAGAAAAACCCCCTCAAAAAGAGGTATGCGTCGCTCACATAATGCACTAACAAATCCTACATTGTCAGAAGATCAAGAAACGGGTGAAATTCACTTGCGTCATCACATTACAGTTGACGGTTATTACCGTGGTAAAAAAGTAATCAAAAAAACGCAAGATATTCAAGAAATAAACGCTTAA
- a CDS encoding YceD family protein has protein sequence MKDFPRMKKLLSNIDDEMKVELSFYIENNSIPCIEGVVKLNAMVNCQRCLNKVNLRLSPSFKLGFLKNEQQGETLDSSFETILNADEAFSTIEFITDEVLISIPMSPMHPHKCQSYQDKERIKQEKHNPFAILKQLKNSHK, from the coding sequence GTGAAAGATTTTCCTAGAATGAAAAAATTACTTAGCAATATTGATGATGAAATGAAAGTAGAATTAAGTTTTTATATTGAAAACAATTCAATTCCTTGTATTGAAGGTGTTGTTAAACTAAATGCTATGGTTAATTGCCAGCGCTGTTTAAATAAGGTAAATCTTCGTTTAAGCCCTAGTTTTAAACTTGGATTTTTGAAAAATGAACAACAGGGAGAGACACTAGATTCAAGCTTTGAGACAATTCTTAATGCTGATGAGGCATTTTCAACCATTGAATTTATAACGGATGAGGTGCTAATATCCATTCCAATGAGTCCGATGCATCCACACAAATGTCAATCGTACCAAGATAAAGAACGTATAAAGCAAGAGAAACATAATCCTTTTGCGATATTAAAACAATTAAAAAACTCACACAAATAA
- a CDS encoding lysophospholipid acyltransferase family protein produces MLFFRSLLYFLGSFITLIILATTTLILFFLPFKFRYAILSKWSMFCLWWLAFTLDVKLQVIGKENIPSKPCVIISNHQSTWETLGFQQIFPPQTWVLKQILLWIPFFGWGLALLKPIVINRDKKLKALKTIIKEGKARLKKGIFVVIFPEGTRQPYKKLGRYQNGAIAIAKKTSCNVIPVYHNAGAIWPKGSFIKTPGTITVIIGKPINIKEKSVKELTQNIRNWTQKQSEKF; encoded by the coding sequence ATGCTGTTTTTTAGATCATTATTGTATTTTTTAGGCTCATTTATTACCTTGATAATTTTAGCAACCACTACATTAATTTTGTTCTTCTTGCCATTTAAGTTTCGCTACGCTATTTTATCTAAGTGGTCAATGTTTTGCTTATGGTGGTTGGCATTCACACTTGATGTCAAGCTTCAAGTAATTGGCAAAGAAAATATTCCATCTAAACCTTGTGTGATTATTTCTAACCATCAATCTACCTGGGAAACACTTGGATTTCAGCAAATATTTCCACCGCAAACTTGGGTACTTAAACAAATATTATTATGGATACCATTTTTTGGCTGGGGATTGGCGTTACTCAAACCTATCGTCATTAATCGTGACAAAAAATTAAAAGCGTTAAAAACAATTATAAAGGAAGGAAAGGCTCGACTAAAAAAAGGTATTTTTGTGGTAATTTTTCCAGAAGGCACTCGCCAACCCTATAAAAAATTAGGGCGGTATCAAAATGGCGCTATAGCTATTGCTAAAAAAACCTCTTGTAATGTCATACCTGTTTATCACAATGCTGGCGCAATATGGCCCAAAGGTAGTTTCATAAAAACCCCCGGTACTATCACTGTGATTATTGGAAAACCAATTAATATAAAAGAAAAATCCGTCAAAGAATTAACTCAAAATATTAGAAATTGGACTCAAAAACAAAGTGAAAAATTTTAA
- a CDS encoding HAD family hydrolase, which translates to MSINTILFDLDGTLIDTAPDLAYALNMLLKYNGLSKKPYEKIKPLITLGCKELIKFGFDCDEFHPDFIDRHQKILNIYKNNISQFSKTFSGIDAFIKTIKTRQMFWGVVTNKPENLTHLLLEKLDINPDVVVCGDILAFNKPHPAPLLYACAQLAINPNQCLFVGDDKNDMLAGQNANIKTVAVTYGYSEVKRDWHYDYLINQAEELLALI; encoded by the coding sequence ATGAGTATTAACACCATTTTATTTGACTTAGATGGCACGCTAATTGACACCGCGCCTGATTTGGCTTATGCATTAAATATGTTACTTAAATATAATGGTCTAAGTAAAAAACCTTATGAAAAAATCAAGCCTCTAATCACGTTAGGATGCAAAGAATTAATTAAATTTGGCTTTGATTGTGATGAGTTTCATCCTGATTTTATTGATAGGCATCAAAAAATATTAAATATTTATAAGAATAATATTAGTCAATTTTCTAAAACATTTTCAGGTATTGATGCATTTATTAAAACCATTAAAACTAGGCAGATGTTTTGGGGGGTGGTTACCAATAAGCCTGAAAATTTGACTCATCTATTGTTAGAAAAACTTGATATAAATCCTGATGTGGTGGTTTGTGGTGATATATTAGCATTTAACAAGCCACATCCAGCGCCGTTATTGTATGCTTGCGCACAATTGGCGATTAATCCAAATCAATGTTTATTTGTGGGTGATGATAAAAATGACATGTTGGCAGGACAAAATGCCAATATTAAAACTGTAGCTGTTACTTATGGTTATTCAGAGGTGAAAAGAGATTGGCATTATGATTATTTAATTAACCAAGCAGAAGAATTATTGGCGTTAATATAG
- a CDS encoding DNA recombination protein RmuC, with product MDILSLLLGLTIGVVVVYFYLNARLQTLKSDKIRLEVCLDEKIKSYENQIDLINIAKVQISKDFKAIAGDILVKNRYDLSIKNSELLTPLQVQLKEFRDKIETITSEQIKERATLSVQIENLKKTSIEIQETTQNLTNALTYDNKQQGDWGEMILSSILSSSGLREGYEFDVQKQFKNESGEILKPDVVLHLPEEKDIIVDSKVSLKAYNDYITNQSNKQLLKAHVASIEAHINGISIKEYENLQDVLTLDFIFVFIPIESALLIALEKKPGLFTMALKKNIVLVSPSTLMMSLKTVHHIWQTERQNQNSEEIARQAGAMYDKLFGFIQSMDDIEKHLDKASKSYKKARAKLSDGKGNLIGRAKKLKELGVQSKKKLN from the coding sequence GTGGATATACTAAGTTTATTATTGGGATTGACTATTGGTGTAGTGGTTGTTTATTTCTATTTGAACGCCCGATTGCAGACACTAAAATCTGATAAAATTCGTCTTGAAGTGTGTCTGGATGAAAAAATCAAGTCTTATGAAAATCAAATTGATTTAATTAATATTGCCAAAGTGCAGATAAGCAAAGATTTTAAAGCCATAGCGGGTGATATTTTGGTAAAAAATCGCTATGATTTGAGTATTAAAAATTCTGAATTGTTAACCCCTTTACAAGTGCAACTTAAAGAATTTAGAGATAAAATTGAAACAATTACTAGCGAGCAAATTAAAGAAAGAGCAACTCTATCTGTGCAGATAGAAAATTTGAAAAAAACCAGTATTGAAATACAAGAGACCACACAAAATTTAACCAATGCTTTGACTTATGACAACAAGCAACAAGGCGATTGGGGTGAGATGATTTTAAGTTCTATTTTATCTAGTTCTGGCTTACGAGAAGGGTATGAATTTGACGTACAAAAACAGTTTAAGAATGAATCAGGTGAGATACTTAAGCCTGATGTGGTTTTACATCTTCCTGAAGAAAAAGACATTATTGTTGATTCAAAAGTTTCGTTAAAGGCTTATAACGATTATATTACTAATCAGTCGAACAAACAATTGCTTAAAGCACATGTAGCCTCTATTGAAGCGCATATTAATGGTATTAGTATTAAAGAGTATGAGAATTTACAAGACGTACTAACGCTTGATTTTATTTTTGTGTTTATCCCAATTGAATCTGCACTTTTGATAGCGCTTGAGAAAAAGCCAGGCTTATTCACCATGGCATTGAAAAAGAACATTGTTTTAGTATCACCTTCAACGTTGATGATGAGTCTTAAAACTGTGCATCATATTTGGCAAACTGAGCGTCAAAATCAAAATTCTGAAGAAATTGCACGTCAAGCAGGTGCGATGTATGACAAATTATTTGGCTTTATCCAATCAATGGATGATATTGAGAAGCACCTTGATAAGGCCTCTAAAAGTTACAAAAAAGCCAGGGCTAAACTCTCTGATGGTAAGGGTAATCTTATTGGTCGTGCTAAAAAATTAAAAGAATTAGGCGTTCAAAGTAAAAAGAAACTAAATTAA